Proteins encoded within one genomic window of Couchioplanes caeruleus:
- a CDS encoding sugar ABC transporter ATP-binding protein — translation MALLEVVDVSKEFPGVRALDRVSFTLQAGEVHALVGENGAGKSTLIRVLTGVHHPDGGELRYRTAPTRFDSPMEAQRAGISAIHQEVNLIPLMSVAHNLFLGREPRTVLGLLDDKRMIREAREILSRYGVATDVRRQLGTLALGAQQMVALARAVMIDARVVIMDEPTSSLEPREVETLFGVIRDLHARGIGIVYVSHRLDELYQICDTVTILRDGKVVHTGRLADLERVRLVALMLGREISAVRRQGFTTFTTHHTGAPPDVPSNPQATPTHASPDGHPVLRVAGLSSRHRLHDIGFAVRPGEVVGLGGLLGAGRSETIKAIGGAYPVDSGTIEVDGREVRRPTTVRAVRAGIAVLPEDRKAEGIVAGLSVRENIALAVLPRVSRLGLVSDRKIDEIVNRYMTRLRIRASSPHQRVGDLSGGNQQKVLLARLLATHPRILLLDEPTRGIDVGAKAEVQGLIDELAAEGLGVVLVSSDAEELVEGSDRVVVLRDGSIIGELRGDNVTTEALLHTIAAAAHEAPPTRTPTSGAPTANETTASGTPTTEPSAPAPTTATNQPTPLEDDDEQDGDSRDRDAQDTALDPDDNGRDCGARNRTSNDGWGGVGGRGGIGGRGGIGGRGGIDGWGGIDGWGEGAGGGR, via the coding sequence ATGGCGCTGCTCGAAGTCGTCGACGTCTCCAAGGAGTTTCCCGGCGTACGCGCCCTGGACCGGGTGTCCTTCACCCTGCAAGCGGGTGAGGTGCACGCCCTGGTCGGTGAGAACGGCGCCGGAAAGTCCACCCTGATCAGGGTGCTGACCGGCGTCCACCACCCGGACGGCGGCGAACTGCGCTACCGCACCGCGCCGACCCGGTTCGACTCGCCGATGGAAGCGCAGCGAGCCGGCATCTCCGCGATCCACCAGGAGGTCAACCTCATCCCGCTGATGAGCGTGGCCCACAACCTGTTCCTGGGCCGGGAGCCACGCACCGTGCTCGGCCTGCTCGACGACAAACGCATGATCCGCGAGGCCAGAGAGATCCTGTCGCGCTACGGCGTCGCCACCGACGTACGCCGGCAGCTCGGCACTCTGGCCCTGGGCGCCCAGCAGATGGTCGCCCTCGCCCGAGCGGTGATGATCGACGCGAGGGTCGTCATCATGGACGAGCCCACCTCATCCCTGGAACCCCGAGAGGTCGAAACCCTCTTCGGCGTCATCCGCGACCTGCACGCCAGAGGCATAGGAATCGTCTACGTCAGCCACCGCCTCGACGAGCTGTACCAGATCTGTGACACGGTCACGATCCTCCGCGACGGCAAGGTGGTGCACACCGGCAGGCTCGCCGACCTGGAACGCGTCCGGCTCGTCGCCCTCATGCTCGGCCGAGAGATCTCAGCGGTACGCCGCCAGGGCTTCACCACCTTCACGACCCACCACACCGGCGCACCGCCGGACGTGCCCAGCAATCCGCAAGCCACCCCGACCCACGCATCGCCCGACGGTCATCCCGTGTTGAGGGTGGCCGGTCTCAGCAGTAGGCACCGGTTGCACGACATCGGCTTCGCGGTGCGGCCGGGCGAGGTCGTGGGACTGGGTGGTCTGCTCGGCGCCGGGCGCAGCGAGACGATCAAAGCGATCGGCGGCGCATACCCGGTCGACAGCGGCACCATCGAGGTCGACGGCAGGGAAGTCAGGCGTCCCACCACCGTCCGGGCGGTGCGAGCCGGCATCGCCGTGCTGCCCGAGGACCGCAAGGCGGAGGGCATCGTGGCCGGTCTGTCCGTGCGGGAAAACATCGCGCTCGCCGTCTTACCCCGCGTATCGAGGCTGGGCCTGGTATCCGACCGCAAAATCGACGAGATCGTCAACCGATACATGACCCGCCTCCGGATCAGGGCCTCGAGCCCCCACCAACGCGTCGGCGACCTCTCCGGCGGCAATCAGCAGAAGGTTCTGCTAGCCCGACTCCTCGCCACCCACCCCCGGATACTGCTTCTCGACGAGCCGACCCGCGGCATCGACGTCGGCGCCAAGGCCGAGGTGCAAGGCCTGATCGACGAGTTGGCCGCCGAAGGCCTCGGCGTGGTGCTGGTCTCCTCCGACGCCGAAGAACTGGTCGAAGGCTCCGACCGAGTCGTCGTCCTCCGCGACGGGAGCATCATCGGCGAACTACGCGGCGACAACGTCACCACGGAGGCCCTCCTGCACACGATCGCAGCGGCAGCGCACGAAGCACCACCGACCAGAACACCAACGTCCGGCGCCCCGACAGCCAACGAAACGACAGCATCCGGCACGCCAACGACCGAGCCCTCAGCGCCCGCGCCGACGACGGCGACGAATCAGCCGACGCCGCTGGAGGACGACGACGAACAAGACGGCGACAGCAGAGACCGCGACGCACAAGACACCGCCCTCGACCCCGACGACAACGGACGAGACTGCGGCGCCCGCAACCGGACCAGCAACGACGGCTGGGGCGGCGTCGGCGGCCGAGGCGGCATCGGGGGCCGAGGCGGCATCGGGGGCCGAGGCGGCATCGACGGCTGGGGCGGCATCGACGGCTGGGGCGAGGGCGCCGGAGGTGGGCGATGA
- a CDS encoding ABC transporter permease: MTTEVVAGARAVVDQGRVRAWLPRYGVYAAILVLVAYNLLFTPNFLTLSNLRIQLVQVAPVVIVALGMALVIGTEGIDLSVGSVMALAAALIPLYLGYGVIAAILVSVLAGAAVGLVNGILVARVGLQPIVATLAMFVGGRGLALVISDGQLKDVRNESLLLLGSGDFLGIPLLVWIAALLVAVVAFVVRRTVLGRRLLAIGGNRAATELAGVPVTRVLLTVYIVCAVLAALAGLLAVARIQSSDASSVGMLIELSAITAVVVGGTPLTGGTIRVVGTVAGALLMQLVVATMIRHNLQPSTAEMVQAVIILVAVFAARERKTR; the protein is encoded by the coding sequence ATGACGACTGAGGTCGTGGCCGGGGCGCGGGCCGTCGTGGATCAGGGCCGGGTGCGCGCCTGGCTGCCGAGGTACGGCGTCTACGCCGCGATCCTGGTCCTGGTCGCCTACAACCTGCTCTTCACCCCGAACTTTCTCACCCTGAGCAACCTGCGCATCCAGCTCGTCCAGGTCGCCCCGGTCGTCATCGTGGCGCTCGGGATGGCGCTGGTGATCGGCACGGAGGGCATCGACCTGTCGGTCGGCTCGGTGATGGCCCTGGCGGCCGCGCTGATCCCGCTCTATCTCGGTTACGGCGTCATCGCGGCGATCCTCGTCTCGGTTCTTGCCGGTGCGGCAGTCGGCCTGGTGAACGGCATCTTGGTCGCCCGGGTCGGGCTGCAGCCCATCGTGGCGACCCTGGCAATGTTCGTCGGCGGCCGGGGGCTGGCACTGGTCATCTCCGATGGGCAGCTCAAGGACGTCCGCAACGAGAGCCTGCTCCTCCTCGGCTCCGGCGACTTCCTTGGCATTCCCCTGCTGGTGTGGATCGCCGCGCTCCTGGTCGCCGTCGTCGCGTTCGTGGTCCGGCGGACGGTTCTCGGCCGGCGCCTCCTCGCCATCGGCGGCAACCGCGCCGCGACCGAACTCGCCGGCGTTCCGGTCACCCGCGTTCTCCTCACTGTCTACATTGTCTGCGCCGTCCTTGCTGCGCTCGCGGGATTGCTTGCCGTCGCCCGCATCCAGTCCAGTGACGCCTCCTCGGTGGGGATGCTCATCGAGCTATCCGCGATCACCGCGGTGGTAGTCGGCGGAACTCCGCTGACCGGCGGCACGATCCGCGTCGTCGGCACCGTCGCCGGCGCCCTCCTCATGCAACTGGTGGTGGCCACGATGATCAGACACAACCTGCAGCCCTCCACCGCCGAGATGGTGCAGGCCGTCATCATCCTCGTCGCCGTCTTCGCCGCCCGGGAGAGGAAGACCCGGTGA